The genomic stretch GAGTGGAGCCGCAACTACCGTTGAGGCTGCACGCCAGCGCCTAAACCTGACCCGGCCCGCGCTTCACCCGGAACTTGCGCCGACCCAGCACGGCTGCAGCCGCCATCCCGAACAGCGCCATCATCGGCGGCGCAGGGACTTCGGTGCCGCTCGTGCTACCGGTAGTGGAGCCCGAAGTCGAACTGCTGGTGCTGGTGCTGGACGAGCTCGACGTGCTCGAGCTGGTCGAACTCGACGACGAACTGCTGGTCGAGCTGGACGAGCTCGTGCTGGTCGTCACATTGCCCGAGGTCGAGGTGCTGGTAGACACATCGCCGGATGTCGAGGTGGAAGTGCTGGTCGACACATCGCCCGAAGAACTGCTCGACACGTCGCCGGACGAACTGCTCGTCGTTGTCGTGCTGACTTCGCCGGTCGAAGTCGAAACCGCGCCGGTGCTGGTCGATACCGCACCGGTCGAAGTCGAAACTTCGCCGGTGGAGGTCGATGTCGAGCTGGAGCTGCCACCGGTGGTGGTCGAAACCTCGCCAGTCGAGGTCGAGCTGGAGCTGCCGCCGGTCGAGGTGGAGGTCGACGTGCCGCCGCTGGAGGTCGAGGTCGAGACGTCGATATCGATGTCGGGCAGTTCGCCGCCGGTGGTCGTGGTCGAATTCACGACGACGCTGCCGCCGCCGCCACCGCCGCCGAAGAATCCTCCGAAGAAGCCGCCACCGAAGCCGCCGCCGTATCCGCCGCCATAGCCGCCCGACGGGATCGAGCGCGCGCCGCCGCCACCGGCGACTACCGGTGCCGCTTCAGGGAGCGGCGGGACAGGCACGGGCACCATCGCCTCGCGATAGACGGGCGGGCAGATGTTGTCGGGGTTTTCCGAAGCCAGCGGCGAATCATACGGCACGCATTCGATCGGGCGCGGAGGAATGGTGCGCGCGGCGCGGCGCGGCAGGGTGCGAACGACCGGCTTGGCCTGCTTCACTTGCTTCACCTGCTTGACGGCCTGCGCCTTGTATTGCGGATTGTCGGTGACCGGACGCTCCGCCACATGCACGGCGCCGCCGGCAACCAGCGCGCCACCCGCAGCGGTGGCCGACAATTTGGCAAGAGCTGATTTGACCGACATCGACTGCTTCCCTTCGCGGCCCTTCGACCGGGGCCCTTCCCCCTGATCTTGCCGGACCCCTGTCCGCACCGTTCTGCCGAATCCCGGCTTCGGGTGCGATTCCTTGCTTCTTCAGTACCGCAGAATGGTAATTTCGCTCCGAAAAGCGAGCCTTACACCGCCTGCGTCCCGAATCGGGACTACCGCCCCTCCAATCGTTTCGGTCGCTAGATAGCCCTATTCGTCGAACATGTCGCCTTGCGGCCTGTTGGGCGGTGCGATGCCGAGATGCTGCCAGCCGCCATCGTTGAGCATGCGCCCGCGCGCGGTGCGGGCGATCAGGCCGAGCTGGATGAGATAGGGCTCGATCACTTCCTCCACCGTGTCGCGCGGTTCGCTGAGGCCCGCGGCGAGGGTCTCTACCCCGACCGGGCCGCCCTTGTAGGTGGTCGCGATCATGGTGAGGTAGCGCCGGTCCATCGCATCGAGGCCGAGGCTGTCGACTTCCAGCCGGGTCAGCGCATCGTCGGCGACCATGGTCGTCACCACCTGTTCGCCCAGCACGCTGGCGAAATCGCGCACGCGGCGCATCAGGCGGCCCGCGACACGCGGCGTGCCACGCGAACGGCGGGCAATCTCGCGCGCGCCGCCGTCGTCGATGCCCATGCCGAGCAGCCCTGCCCCGCGCGTGACGACCTTGAGCAGCTCGTCCTCGGTATAGAAATTCAGCCGCACCGGAATGCCGAAGCGGTCGCGCAGCGGCGTGGTCAGCAGCCCCTGCCGCGTGGTCGCGCCGACCAGCGTGAAAGGCGGCAGGTCGATCCGCACGCTGCGCGCCGAGGGCCCCTCGCCGATGATGATGTCGAGCGCGCGGTCCTCCATGGCCGGATAGAGCACCTCCTCCACCACCGGATTGAGGCGGTGGATCTCGTCGATAAACAGCACGTCGTTGGGCTCGAGATTGGTGAGCAGCGCGGCCAGATCGCCCGCCTTGGCGATCACCGGGCCGGAGGTGGCGCGGAAGCCGACGCCCAGTTCCTTCGAAACGATTTGCGCCAGCGTGGTCTTGCCGAGGCCGGGCGGGCCGAAAAACAGCACATGGTCCATCGCCTCGCCGCGGTTCTTCGCCGCCTCGATAAACACGCGAAGGTTCTCGCGCGCGGCCTTCTGCCCGACGAACTCCGCGAGCGACTTGGGCCGCAGCGCCGCATCCGGGTCTTCCGGCTGGCGGTCGGGGGAATGGAGGGGGACGGGTTCGGTCATTCTGCCCTGCACGATCCGGTGCGGTAATCCCAAGCGCCGCCCGCGTCGACGCAGGCATCCACGTCAAGGAAGTCCTTGACCTGCCATCCTGCGACAGAGCCAAGTGCGAAACTCGCAGCCAAAGCGAGAAGTTTCCTCAAAACGGGTTCACCGAATAGCCCGCCTGCTGCAGCAGCGCGTGGGCGGTCATGGCGGAGAGCGCCATTTCGACGCCGGGAATTAGGTCGCTCTGTCCGATGCCTTGCCCCGCCGCGCTCTGCCCGCACACGATGAACCGCACGCCCTGCGCCAGCATCGCGCGGACCATGTCGCCACTGGGATTGGTTGCGCCGTAGTCGCCGGCGGAGCGGGCTTCGTCGGTCAGCAGGTCCAGCACTGCCGTGCCATGAACGACGACGGCGATGCGCATATTCTCGGGATCGGCGCCATGCGCAGCGTGCATATTGATGAATCGCGCCGCGCTTTCGATGCCACGATTGCGTTGCTCGCCCTCGCCATGGTTGGCCACGTCGAAACTGTGCGAAAATTCTATGTCCGCTGGGAGGTTGTCGATACCCTCCACCGCTGCGTGCGGACCGAAGTCCGTAAATACCGG from Qipengyuania profundimaris encodes the following:
- a CDS encoding MYXO-CTERM sorting domain-containing protein translates to MSVKSALAKLSATAAGGALVAGGAVHVAERPVTDNPQYKAQAVKQVKQVKQAKPVVRTLPRRAARTIPPRPIECVPYDSPLASENPDNICPPVYREAMVPVPVPPLPEAAPVVAGGGGARSIPSGGYGGGYGGGFGGGFFGGFFGGGGGGGSVVVNSTTTTGGELPDIDIDVSTSTSSGGTSTSTSTGGSSSSTSTGEVSTTTGGSSSSTSTSTGEVSTSTGAVSTSTGAVSTSTGEVSTTTTSSSSGDVSSSSSGDVSTSTSTSTSGDVSTSTSTSGNVTTSTSSSSSTSSSSSSSTSSSTSSSSSTSTSSSTSGSTTGSTSGTEVPAPPMMALFGMAAAAVLGRRKFRVKRGPGQV
- the ruvB gene encoding Holliday junction branch migration DNA helicase RuvB is translated as MTEPVPLHSPDRQPEDPDAALRPKSLAEFVGQKAARENLRVFIEAAKNRGEAMDHVLFFGPPGLGKTTLAQIVSKELGVGFRATSGPVIAKAGDLAALLTNLEPNDVLFIDEIHRLNPVVEEVLYPAMEDRALDIIIGEGPSARSVRIDLPPFTLVGATTRQGLLTTPLRDRFGIPVRLNFYTEDELLKVVTRGAGLLGMGIDDGGAREIARRSRGTPRVAGRLMRRVRDFASVLGEQVVTTMVADDALTRLEVDSLGLDAMDRRYLTMIATTYKGGPVGVETLAAGLSEPRDTVEEVIEPYLIQLGLIARTARGRMLNDGGWQHLGIAPPNRPQGDMFDE
- a CDS encoding DsrE family protein, whose protein sequence is MKVDIMRFAITAAAVAFLATMTQARAQDTEWQLGPVFTDFGPHAAVEGIDNLPADIEFSHSFDVANHGEGEQRNRGIESAARFINMHAAHGADPENMRIAVVVHGTAVLDLLTDEARSAGDYGATNPSGDMVRAMLAQGVRFIVCGQSAAGQGIGQSDLIPGVEMALSAMTAHALLQQAGYSVNPF